One window of the Shimwellia blattae DSM 4481 = NBRC 105725 genome contains the following:
- a CDS encoding 1-acylglycerol-3-phosphate O-acyltransferase, translated as MLAIVRFIIVVIYCILVCILGSIWCLFSPRNPRHVATFGHLFGRMHPLFGLRVETRYPAGADKFGNAIYIGNHQNNYDMITASNIVLPPTVTVGKKSLVWIPFFGQLYWLTGNLLIDRDNRAKAHSTIAQVVKQFKRRKISIWMFPEGTRSRGRGLLPFKTGAFHAAIAAGVPIIPVCVSNTNDKIKLNRWNNGLVIVEMLAPIDTSGYGKDQVRELSAHCRRVMEEKISQLNAEVAEREASAKAASKKEAS; from the coding sequence ATGCTAGCTATTGTTCGTTTTATTATTGTTGTTATTTACTGCATTCTGGTGTGTATTCTGGGATCCATCTGGTGTCTGTTCAGCCCGCGTAACCCGCGCCATGTAGCGACCTTCGGCCACCTGTTCGGGCGGATGCATCCGTTATTCGGGCTGCGTGTTGAAACCCGCTATCCGGCAGGTGCAGACAAGTTCGGTAATGCGATTTACATTGGCAACCATCAAAATAACTACGATATGATCACCGCCTCGAATATCGTATTGCCCCCTACCGTTACCGTGGGTAAAAAGAGCCTGGTGTGGATCCCGTTTTTTGGCCAGCTCTACTGGCTGACCGGTAACCTGCTGATTGATCGCGATAACCGCGCCAAAGCACACAGCACCATCGCCCAGGTGGTGAAACAGTTTAAACGCCGCAAGATTTCAATCTGGATGTTCCCTGAGGGCACCCGCAGCCGGGGCCGTGGGTTACTGCCGTTTAAAACCGGGGCCTTTCACGCCGCCATCGCCGCCGGGGTGCCGATTATTCCGGTGTGCGTCTCCAATACCAATGACAAGATCAAACTTAACCGCTGGAACAACGGCCTGGTGATTGTTGAGATGCTGGCGCCGATTGATACCTCCGGCTACGGGAAAGATCAGGTGCGTGAGCTGTCTGCCCATTGCCGCCGGGTCATGGAAGAGAAAATCAGCCAGCTGAATGCGGAAGTGGCTGAGCGCGAAGCCTCCGCCAAAGCGGCCAGTAAAAAAGAAGCCAGCTAA